A single Clavibacter nebraskensis NCPPB 2581 DNA region contains:
- the priA gene encoding bifunctional 1-(5-phosphoribosyl)-5-((5-phosphoribosylamino)methylideneamino)imidazole-4-carboxamide isomerase/phosphoribosylanthranilate isomerase PriA — translation MSEFTSTPRLTLLPAVDVAGGQAVRLTQGAAGTETGYGDPVDAARDWAEQGAEWLHLVDLDAAFGRGDNLSVISRVIRAIDGVQIELSGGIRDDRSLDVALESGATRINLGTAALENPEWAASVIAQHGEAVAVGLDVRGRTLSARGWTQDGGDIWEVLERLEDAGCARYVVTDVTKDGTLQGPNLQLLRDVLERTERPVVASGGVSSLDDIAALRELVPLGLEGAIVGKALYAGAFTLGEALDVAGDR, via the coding sequence ATGAGCGAGTTCACCAGCACGCCCCGTCTGACCCTCCTGCCCGCCGTCGACGTGGCGGGCGGCCAGGCCGTCCGCCTCACGCAGGGCGCGGCGGGCACCGAGACCGGCTACGGCGACCCCGTCGACGCGGCCCGGGACTGGGCCGAGCAGGGTGCGGAGTGGCTGCACCTCGTCGACCTCGACGCCGCGTTCGGCCGCGGGGACAACCTCTCCGTCATCTCCCGGGTGATCCGCGCCATCGACGGCGTGCAGATCGAGCTGTCCGGCGGCATCCGCGACGACCGGTCGCTCGACGTCGCCCTCGAGAGCGGCGCGACGCGCATCAACCTCGGCACCGCGGCGCTGGAGAACCCCGAGTGGGCCGCCAGCGTGATCGCCCAGCACGGCGAGGCGGTGGCGGTCGGGCTCGACGTCCGCGGGCGCACGCTCTCCGCGCGCGGCTGGACGCAGGACGGGGGCGACATCTGGGAGGTGCTCGAGCGCCTCGAGGACGCGGGATGCGCGCGATACGTGGTCACCGACGTCACCAAGGACGGCACGCTCCAGGGCCCGAACCTCCAGCTGCTGCGGGACGTGCTGGAGCGCACCGAGCGCCCGGTGGTCGCATCCGGCGGCGTCTCGAGCCTCGACGACATCGCCGCGCTCCGCGAGCTCGTGCCGCTCGGCCTCGAGGGCGCCATCGTCGGCAAGGCCCTCTACGCCGGGGCCTTCACGCTGGGCGAGGCACTCGACGTCGCCGGGGATCGATGA
- the hisH gene encoding imidazole glycerol phosphate synthase subunit HisH, with product MTRPSVVVLDYGSGNVHSAVKALELAGADVELTGDPKRAHEADGLLVPGVGAFSAVMTALRAAGGDRVVDRRLAGGRPVLGICVGMQVMFDRGVERDVDVAGLGEWPGTVDRIQSDVLPHMGWNTVEVPEGSALFAGLEDERFYFVHSYAARTWGIDPLPPLPAPHVTWATHGERFVAAVENGPLTATQFHPEKSGAAGIRLLANWLGTLRAA from the coding sequence GTGACGCGGCCCTCCGTCGTCGTCCTCGACTACGGCAGCGGCAACGTCCACTCCGCCGTCAAGGCGCTCGAGCTGGCCGGTGCGGACGTCGAGCTGACGGGCGATCCGAAGCGCGCGCACGAGGCCGACGGCCTGCTCGTCCCCGGCGTCGGGGCGTTCTCGGCCGTCATGACCGCGCTGCGGGCGGCCGGTGGTGACCGCGTCGTCGACCGCCGCCTCGCCGGGGGCCGTCCGGTGCTCGGCATCTGCGTCGGGATGCAGGTCATGTTCGACCGGGGCGTCGAGCGCGACGTCGACGTCGCGGGCCTGGGGGAGTGGCCCGGCACGGTCGACCGCATCCAGTCGGACGTGCTCCCGCACATGGGCTGGAACACGGTCGAGGTCCCCGAGGGGTCCGCTCTGTTCGCGGGCCTGGAGGACGAGCGCTTCTACTTCGTGCACTCGTACGCCGCACGCACCTGGGGCATCGACCCGCTCCCGCCGCTGCCGGCGCCCCACGTCACGTGGGCCACGCACGGCGAGCGGTTCGTCGCCGCCGTCGAGAACGGCCCGCTCACCGCCACGCAGTTCCACCCCGAGAAGTCGGGGGCCGCCGGGATCCGGCTGCTCGCGAACTGGCTCGGCACCCTCCGCGCCGCCTGA
- the hisB gene encoding imidazoleglycerol-phosphate dehydratase HisB — translation MSTLARTAHVTRQTSESSIDLQLDLDGTGASEISTSVPFYDHMLTAFAKHSLTDLKVTATGDTHIDVHHTVEDVGIVLGQAIREALGDKSGIARFGDALVPLDEALVQSVVDISGRPFLVHSGEPAGFEMHLIGGHFTGSMVRHVFEAITFHAGLTVHVTVLGGRDPHHIAEAEFKSFARAFRQAKELDPRVSGIPSTKGAL, via the coding sequence ATGAGCACCCTCGCGCGCACCGCGCACGTCACGCGGCAGACCAGCGAGTCCAGCATCGACCTCCAGCTCGACCTCGACGGCACCGGCGCCTCCGAGATCAGCACCTCGGTGCCGTTCTACGACCACATGCTCACCGCCTTCGCGAAGCACTCGCTCACTGACCTGAAGGTCACCGCCACGGGCGACACGCACATCGACGTGCACCACACCGTGGAGGACGTCGGCATCGTCCTCGGCCAGGCCATCCGCGAGGCGCTCGGCGACAAGTCCGGCATCGCCCGCTTCGGCGATGCGCTCGTGCCGCTCGACGAGGCGCTGGTGCAGTCGGTCGTCGACATCTCCGGCCGCCCGTTCCTCGTCCACTCGGGGGAGCCGGCCGGCTTCGAGATGCACCTCATCGGCGGCCACTTCACCGGATCCATGGTCCGCCACGTCTTCGAGGCCATCACCTTCCACGCGGGCCTCACCGTGCACGTCACCGTCCTCGGCGGTCGCGATCCGCACCACATCGCCGAGGCGGAGTTCAAGTCGTTCGCCCGCGCCTTCCGTCAGGCCAAGGAGCTCGACCCGCGCGTCTCCGGCATCCCGTCCACGAAGGGCGCGCTGTGA
- a CDS encoding LysM peptidoglycan-binding domain-containing protein translates to MNTAAITPAGPSVAPVAEAAVAPRTRLRITRRGRVVLTALVAAPLALGAGLVALNGGAAVASKDASGTTFEYVTVSSGQSLWDLAEEIAPSADPRDVIASVVDLNRLPSSDVAAGQQLAVPAEYAH, encoded by the coding sequence ATGAACACCGCAGCCATCACCCCCGCCGGCCCGTCCGTCGCACCCGTCGCGGAGGCCGCCGTCGCGCCCCGCACGCGCCTGCGCATCACGCGGCGCGGCCGCGTCGTCCTCACCGCGCTCGTCGCGGCCCCGCTGGCGCTCGGCGCCGGGCTCGTCGCCCTCAACGGCGGCGCGGCCGTCGCGTCGAAGGACGCGTCGGGCACCACGTTCGAGTACGTCACCGTGTCGAGCGGCCAGTCCTTGTGGGACCTCGCGGAGGAGATCGCCCCGTCGGCCGACCCGCGCGACGTCATCGCGTCGGTCGTCGACCTCAACCGGCTCCCCTCGTCGGACGTCGCGGCCGGCCAGCAGCTCGCCGTCCCCGCCGAGTACGCGCACTGA
- the lexA gene encoding transcriptional repressor LexA: MTDERAAGGGATRRRKSLSDKQISILEFIQRTIAGQGYPPSMREIGDAVGLASLSSVTHQLNQLELSGYLRRDPNRPRALEVLIDLPGSGAAESGEPSTPVGDAAMVPMVGRIAAGIPITAEQMVEEVFPLPRQLVGKGDLFMLRVVGDSMIDAAICDGDWVVVRQQKTAENGDIVAAMLDDEATVKVFRQRDGHTWLLPRNSAFEPILGDFAEVVGKVVAVMRSV, from the coding sequence ATGACGGACGAGCGAGCGGCGGGAGGCGGCGCGACGCGGCGCCGCAAGAGCCTCAGCGACAAGCAGATCTCGATCCTGGAGTTCATCCAGCGCACCATCGCCGGCCAGGGCTACCCGCCGAGCATGCGCGAGATCGGCGACGCCGTCGGCCTCGCGTCGCTCTCCAGCGTCACGCACCAGCTCAACCAGCTCGAGCTCTCCGGCTACCTCCGCCGCGACCCGAACCGGCCGCGCGCCCTCGAGGTCCTCATCGACCTGCCGGGCTCCGGCGCCGCGGAGAGCGGCGAGCCGTCGACCCCGGTGGGAGACGCCGCCATGGTGCCCATGGTCGGCCGCATCGCCGCCGGCATCCCCATCACCGCGGAGCAGATGGTCGAGGAGGTCTTCCCCCTCCCCCGCCAGCTCGTCGGCAAGGGCGACCTCTTCATGCTCCGCGTCGTCGGCGACTCCATGATCGACGCGGCCATCTGCGACGGCGACTGGGTGGTCGTCCGCCAGCAGAAGACCGCGGAGAACGGCGACATCGTCGCGGCCATGCTCGACGACGAGGCCACCGTCAAGGTGTTCCGCCAGCGCGACGGCCACACGTGGCTGCTGCCCCGCAACAGCGCGTTCGAGCCCATCCTCGGCGACTTCGCGGAGGTCGTCGGCAAGGTCGTGGCGGTCATGCGCTCGGTCTGA
- the hflX gene encoding GTPase HflX, with translation MTTHDEHDHEPADTTTTSTENTDRDDVVARVLGRAENRSAGYALFRGSGAQALSANPDTEQGSDGDQSERADRQALRRVPGLSTELEDVTEVEYRQLRLENVVLIGVYSQGSVDDAENSMRELAALAETAGAVVLDGLLQRRPTPDPSTYFGRGKAEELRALVAAVGADTVIADTELAPSQRRALEDVVKVKVIDRTAVILDIFSQHAKSREGKAQVELAQLQYLLPRLRGWGDSMSRQAGGQVGGAGAGMGSRGPGETKIELDRRRINTRMARLRKQIAAMKPARDTKRANRDRHSVPSVAIVGYTNAGKSSLLNRVTKAGVLVENALFATLDATVRKTETDQGQLYTLADTVGFVRNLPHQLVEAFRSTLEELADSDVLVHVVDASHPDPAAQLATVHEVIAEVDAASIPEIVVFNKSDLASDGDRVVLRGLAPQGVFVSARTGEGVEELRRRIAELLPQPTIEVDLLVPFEHGEVVAMLHDGAKVLETSYVEEGTRVRALVTAEQQAQVQAYSVVPAV, from the coding sequence ATGACAACGCACGACGAGCACGACCACGAGCCCGCGGACACGACGACGACGTCCACCGAGAACACCGACCGGGACGATGTCGTCGCGCGCGTCCTCGGTCGAGCGGAGAACCGCTCGGCCGGCTACGCCCTCTTCCGCGGGTCCGGCGCGCAGGCGCTCTCCGCGAACCCCGACACCGAGCAGGGCTCGGACGGCGACCAGAGCGAGCGCGCCGACCGGCAGGCGCTCCGCCGCGTCCCGGGCCTCTCCACCGAGCTCGAGGACGTCACCGAGGTCGAGTACCGGCAGCTGCGCCTCGAGAACGTCGTGCTCATCGGCGTGTACTCGCAGGGCTCCGTCGACGATGCCGAGAACAGCATGCGGGAGCTCGCGGCCCTCGCCGAGACCGCGGGCGCGGTCGTGCTCGACGGCCTCCTGCAGCGCCGTCCCACCCCGGATCCCAGCACCTACTTCGGCCGCGGCAAGGCCGAGGAGCTGCGGGCTCTCGTGGCCGCCGTCGGCGCCGACACCGTCATCGCCGACACCGAGCTCGCCCCCAGCCAGCGGCGCGCGCTCGAGGACGTGGTGAAGGTCAAGGTCATCGACCGCACGGCCGTGATCCTCGACATCTTCAGCCAGCACGCCAAGAGCCGCGAGGGCAAGGCCCAGGTCGAGCTCGCCCAGCTGCAGTACCTCCTGCCGCGCCTGCGCGGCTGGGGCGACTCGATGTCGCGCCAGGCCGGTGGACAGGTCGGCGGTGCGGGCGCGGGGATGGGATCCCGCGGACCGGGTGAGACGAAGATCGAGCTCGACCGCCGGCGCATCAACACGCGCATGGCGCGCCTCCGCAAGCAGATCGCCGCGATGAAGCCGGCACGCGACACCAAGCGCGCCAACCGCGACCGGCACTCGGTGCCCTCGGTCGCGATCGTCGGGTACACGAACGCCGGCAAGTCGTCGCTCCTCAACCGGGTGACGAAGGCGGGCGTCCTCGTCGAGAACGCGCTCTTCGCGACGCTCGACGCGACGGTCCGGAAGACGGAGACCGACCAGGGGCAGCTCTACACGCTGGCCGACACGGTCGGCTTCGTGCGCAACCTGCCGCACCAGCTGGTCGAGGCCTTCCGCTCGACGCTCGAGGAGCTCGCCGACTCGGACGTGCTCGTGCACGTCGTCGACGCCTCGCACCCGGATCCCGCGGCCCAGCTCGCGACCGTGCACGAGGTCATCGCCGAGGTGGATGCCGCGTCCATCCCCGAGATCGTCGTCTTCAACAAGAGCGACCTCGCCTCGGACGGTGACCGCGTGGTGCTCCGCGGCCTCGCGCCGCAGGGCGTGTTCGTCTCGGCCCGCACGGGCGAGGGCGTCGAGGAGCTGCGTCGCCGCATCGCGGAGCTGCTGCCCCAGCCGACCATCGAGGTCGACCTCCTGGTGCCGTTCGAGCACGGCGAGGTCGTCGCGATGCTGCACGACGGCGCCAAGGTCCTCGAGACCTCGTACGTCGAGGAGGGCACGCGCGTGCGCGCGCTCGTGACGGCGGAGCAGCAGGCGCAGGTCCAGGCGTACTCGGTGGTCCCCGCGGTCTGA
- a CDS encoding class I SAM-dependent methyltransferase has protein sequence MADAHYFSSSPAGPLRTRTIVVELGGRTVDVETAGGVFSPEHVDQGTLVLLRNVPAPPAEGHLLDVGCGWGPVALDMAMRSPAATVWAVDVNERALELTRANARSLGLENVEAVPPEDVPADLAFATVWSNPPIRVGKEALHGILLDWMPRLAPDADAWLVVQRNLGSDSLQRWLVDTLPAGLETTRAASDKGFRVLRVHRGADT, from the coding sequence ATGGCCGACGCGCACTACTTCTCCTCGTCGCCGGCCGGACCCCTGCGCACCCGCACCATCGTGGTCGAGCTGGGCGGGCGCACGGTGGACGTCGAGACCGCCGGTGGCGTCTTCAGCCCCGAGCACGTGGACCAGGGCACCCTGGTGCTGCTGCGCAACGTCCCCGCGCCCCCTGCCGAGGGGCATCTGCTGGACGTGGGCTGCGGCTGGGGTCCGGTCGCCCTCGACATGGCGATGCGGTCGCCCGCGGCCACGGTGTGGGCGGTCGACGTGAACGAGCGTGCGCTCGAGCTGACGCGGGCGAACGCCCGGTCCCTCGGTCTCGAGAACGTCGAGGCCGTGCCGCCCGAGGACGTCCCCGCCGACCTCGCGTTCGCCACCGTGTGGTCGAACCCGCCGATCCGCGTCGGCAAGGAGGCGCTGCACGGGATCCTGCTCGACTGGATGCCCCGACTCGCGCCGGACGCGGACGCCTGGCTCGTCGTGCAGCGCAACCTCGGGTCCGACTCGCTGCAGCGCTGGCTGGTCGACACCCTGCCCGCGGGCCTGGAGACGACGCGCGCGGCGTCCGACAAGGGCTTCCGGGTGCTGCGCGTGCACCGCGGCGCCGACACCTAG
- the dapF gene encoding diaminopimelate epimerase, whose product MADLQFTKGQGTGNDFVLFADPAGEIDLTDTQVQALCDRHFGIGADGTIRAVLSSRIPEGRAALDEDPAAEWFMDYRNVDGSPAEMCGNGIRVFTLFLIENGLIELPPGRTVPIGTRAGVRDVQRSGSGFQVDLGRWSLAGGEPLVRAKDLQVARPGLGIDVGNPHVVVALSSEDELAEADLAFVPQLDPEPADGANVELVVPADPLVVDGVGHITMRVHERGSGETLSCGTGAAAAALATRHWAGAAAPHQWRVQLPGGVLGVRMFPTEDGEHVGLSGPAELVFDGVVALA is encoded by the coding sequence ATGGCAGACCTGCAGTTCACCAAGGGCCAGGGCACGGGCAACGACTTCGTGCTGTTCGCGGATCCCGCGGGCGAGATCGACCTGACGGACACGCAGGTGCAGGCGCTCTGCGACCGCCACTTCGGCATCGGCGCCGACGGCACGATCCGCGCGGTGCTCTCCAGCCGGATCCCCGAGGGTCGCGCGGCCCTCGACGAGGACCCGGCCGCCGAGTGGTTCATGGACTACCGCAACGTGGACGGCAGCCCGGCCGAGATGTGCGGCAACGGCATCCGAGTCTTCACGCTCTTCCTCATCGAGAACGGGCTCATCGAGCTGCCCCCGGGCCGCACGGTCCCCATCGGCACGCGGGCCGGCGTACGGGACGTGCAGCGCAGCGGATCCGGGTTCCAGGTCGACCTCGGCCGGTGGTCCCTCGCGGGCGGCGAGCCGCTCGTGCGCGCCAAGGACCTCCAGGTCGCGCGTCCGGGCCTCGGCATCGATGTGGGCAACCCGCACGTGGTGGTCGCGCTGTCGAGCGAGGACGAGCTCGCGGAGGCCGACCTCGCGTTCGTGCCGCAGCTGGATCCCGAGCCCGCCGACGGCGCCAACGTCGAGCTCGTGGTGCCCGCCGATCCGCTCGTCGTGGACGGGGTGGGCCACATCACGATGCGCGTCCACGAGCGTGGCAGCGGCGAGACGCTGAGCTGCGGTACGGGCGCCGCGGCGGCCGCCCTCGCGACGCGGCACTGGGCCGGCGCCGCCGCACCGCACCAGTGGCGCGTGCAGCTGCCGGGCGGGGTGCTCGGGGTGCGGATGTTCCCGACGGAGGACGGCGAGCACGTCGGCCTCTCGGGCCCCGCGGAGCTGGTGTTCGACGGGGTCGTGGCGCTGGCCTGA
- the miaA gene encoding tRNA (adenosine(37)-N6)-dimethylallyltransferase MiaA, producing MTPIVAIVGATGTGKSALSLDIAERLGAEGRAAEIVNADAMQLYRGMDIGTAKLPEAERRGVPHHMLDVLDVTAEATVAAYQEEARGAIGGILEREAVPILVGGSGLYVSSVLFDYDFPGTDPEIRQRLEQELEATGPGMLHRRLRELDPAAAQRIGAHNGRRLVRALEVVEMTGPQPERASAQPRPWHPARILALTLPREELVPRLDARVSGMWEDGLVDEVAGLLSAGLADGVTASRAIGYAQAARQLAGELTEDEAIEATRALTRRFARRQVSWFGRYADAVRLDARDERLLAHALDALPAARP from the coding sequence GTGACCCCGATCGTCGCGATCGTCGGCGCCACCGGCACCGGGAAGTCCGCCCTGTCCCTCGACATCGCGGAACGGCTGGGGGCCGAGGGCCGAGCGGCGGAGATCGTCAACGCCGACGCCATGCAGCTCTACCGGGGGATGGACATCGGCACGGCCAAGCTGCCCGAGGCTGAGCGGCGGGGCGTGCCGCACCACATGCTCGACGTCCTCGACGTGACTGCGGAGGCCACCGTCGCCGCCTACCAGGAGGAGGCGCGCGGGGCGATCGGCGGCATCCTCGAGCGCGAGGCCGTCCCGATCCTCGTCGGCGGATCCGGCCTCTACGTCTCGTCGGTGCTCTTCGACTACGACTTCCCGGGGACCGATCCCGAGATCCGGCAGCGCCTCGAGCAGGAGCTCGAGGCGACCGGGCCGGGCATGCTGCACCGGCGCCTCCGCGAGCTCGACCCGGCGGCGGCCCAGCGGATCGGCGCGCACAACGGGCGTCGGCTCGTGCGGGCGCTCGAGGTCGTGGAGATGACGGGACCGCAACCGGAGCGCGCATCCGCCCAGCCGCGCCCGTGGCATCCGGCGCGGATCCTGGCGCTCACGCTGCCGCGCGAGGAGCTCGTGCCGCGGCTCGACGCCCGCGTGTCCGGCATGTGGGAGGACGGCCTGGTGGACGAGGTCGCCGGACTGCTGTCGGCCGGGCTCGCCGACGGCGTCACCGCCTCCCGGGCCATCGGCTACGCGCAGGCGGCCAGGCAGCTCGCGGGGGAGCTCACCGAGGACGAGGCGATCGAGGCGACGCGCGCGCTCACGCGCCGCTTCGCGCGCCGTCAGGTGTCCTGGTTCGGCCGCTACGCCGACGCCGTGCGGCTGGACGCGCGCGACGAGCGGCTCCTCGCGCACGCGCTCGACGCCCTCCCGGCGGCGCGCCCGTAG
- the miaB gene encoding tRNA (N6-isopentenyl adenosine(37)-C2)-methylthiotransferase MiaB translates to MSTVAEHVRVAPPEADRPRTYEVRTYGCQMNVHDSERLTGSLEAAGYVSAEGAEADIVVINTCAVRENADNKLYGNLGHLAGVKRRHEGMQIAVGGCLAQKDRATVLEKAPWVDVVFGTHNMGSLPALLERARHNGEAQLEILESLETFPSTLPTKRDKIASGWVSISVGCNNTCTFCIVPALRGKEKDRRPGDILAEIQALVDDGAVEVTLLGQNVNSYGVEFGDRQAFGKLLRAAGAIEGLERIRFTSPHPAAFTDDVIDAMAETPAVMPQLHMPLQSGSDRILKAMRRSYRSERFLGILDRVRTRIPDAAITTDIIVGFPGEAEEDFQETLRVVEAARFSSAFTFQYSIRPGTPAATMEEQVPADVVKERYGRLTALHERISHEENQRVVGRTVEVLVSAHEGRKDGDTRRVTGRAQDGRLVHLDVPEGSGEPRPGDAVEVEITRAAPFHLIAASVDRAPLRIRRTRAGDAWERAQADSCGVPTPAAGARSSAAGAPRVSLGLPSLRVPTAAGDGSAHPRHRA, encoded by the coding sequence ATGAGCACCGTCGCCGAGCACGTCCGCGTCGCCCCGCCCGAAGCCGACCGGCCCAGGACGTACGAGGTCCGCACCTACGGCTGCCAGATGAACGTCCACGACTCGGAGCGGCTCACGGGGTCGCTCGAGGCGGCCGGCTACGTGTCGGCTGAGGGCGCCGAGGCGGACATCGTCGTCATCAACACCTGCGCCGTCCGCGAGAACGCGGACAACAAGCTCTACGGCAACCTCGGCCACCTCGCCGGGGTCAAGCGCCGGCACGAGGGTATGCAGATCGCCGTCGGCGGGTGCCTCGCGCAGAAGGACCGGGCGACCGTGCTCGAGAAGGCGCCGTGGGTCGACGTCGTCTTCGGCACCCACAACATGGGCTCCCTGCCGGCGCTGCTCGAGCGCGCGCGGCACAACGGCGAGGCGCAGCTGGAGATCCTGGAGAGCCTCGAGACGTTCCCGTCCACGCTTCCTACGAAGCGCGACAAGATCGCGAGCGGCTGGGTCTCCATCTCGGTGGGGTGCAACAACACCTGCACGTTCTGCATCGTCCCCGCGCTGCGCGGCAAGGAGAAGGACCGGCGGCCGGGCGACATCCTCGCCGAGATCCAGGCCCTCGTCGACGACGGTGCGGTCGAGGTCACGCTGCTCGGCCAGAACGTCAACTCCTACGGCGTCGAGTTCGGCGACCGGCAGGCGTTCGGCAAGCTGCTGCGGGCCGCGGGCGCCATCGAGGGGCTGGAGCGCATCCGCTTCACGAGCCCCCACCCGGCCGCCTTCACCGACGACGTGATCGACGCGATGGCGGAGACACCGGCCGTGATGCCGCAGCTGCACATGCCGCTGCAGTCGGGATCCGACCGCATCCTCAAGGCCATGCGCCGCTCGTACCGCTCCGAGCGCTTCCTGGGGATCCTCGACCGGGTGCGAACCCGCATCCCCGATGCGGCGATCACGACCGACATCATCGTCGGCTTCCCGGGCGAGGCGGAGGAGGACTTCCAGGAGACCCTCCGCGTCGTCGAGGCGGCCCGTTTCTCCTCCGCGTTCACGTTCCAGTACTCCATCCGCCCGGGCACCCCCGCCGCGACGATGGAGGAGCAGGTCCCCGCCGACGTCGTGAAGGAGCGGTACGGGCGTCTCACCGCGCTGCACGAGCGCATCAGCCATGAGGAGAACCAGCGCGTGGTCGGCCGCACGGTCGAGGTCCTCGTGAGCGCGCACGAGGGTCGGAAGGACGGCGACACGCGCCGGGTCACGGGCCGGGCGCAGGACGGCCGCCTCGTCCACCTCGACGTCCCGGAGGGGAGCGGCGAGCCGCGGCCCGGCGACGCCGTCGAGGTCGAGATCACCCGCGCGGCGCCGTTCCACCTCATCGCCGCCTCGGTCGACCGGGCTCCGCTGCGCATCCGCCGCACCCGCGCCGGCGACGCGTGGGAGCGGGCACAGGCCGACTCCTGCGGCGTGCCGACGCCAGCGGCGGGCGCGCGGTCGAGCGCCGCTGGTGCGCCGCGCGTCTCGCTCGGGCTGCCCTCGCTCCGTGTGCCCACCGCCGCGGGCGACGGGTCGGCGCACCCGCGACACCGCGCGTGA